From one Triticum aestivum cultivar Chinese Spring chromosome 4B, IWGSC CS RefSeq v2.1, whole genome shotgun sequence genomic stretch:
- the LOC123095146 gene encoding vegetative cell wall protein gp1-like, with protein MAALLTRSIAVLALVLCATTVAESFNIPVMFHDLWFRRSIARSSFQEKAAAPSTAPSKPPVPAPTSLSAVPPVLPTPALPVPPTTAPSSNAPALAPMMTVPPAHAPSGGPVAAPGPAPSSVSPGPAPVPASSPMAAARVLPLPPTPAPALAPWMPASAPRSSAPSPMPTLPTTPAPVSQPPASAQPKPGPVLPLPTTPAPAATLPAAISSPAPSSAPATSPTAPPAASAANSVAPMGAMVVSAALAVAALF; from the exons ATGGCGGCTCTACTAACGAGGAGCATCGCCGTCTTGGCGTTGGTGCTCTGCGCCACCACCGTCGCTGAATCCT TCAACATTCCCGTGATGTTTCACGACCTGTGGTTCCGTCGCAGCATTGCGAGGTCCTCTTTCCAGGAGAAGGCCGCGGCGCCTTCCACCGCTCCGTCGAAGCCGCCAGTGCCGGCCCCCACGTCACTGTCAGCAGTCCCGCCCGTTCTGCCGACGCCTGCCCTGCCTGTGCCGCCCACCACGGCTCCGTCGTCCAACGCGCCCGCTCTGGCGCCTATGATGACCGTGCCCCCCGCGCATGCGCCCTCCGGCGGTCCTGTTGCGGCGCCGGGGCCGGCGCCTTCTTCTGTCAGCCCCGGACCAGCGCCCGTGCCGGCGTCGTCTCCCATGGCCGCTGCTCGGGTTCTGCCCCTGCCGCCGACCCCAGCGCCGGCTCTTGCTCCTTGGATGCCAGCGTCCGCACCGAGATCTAGCGCGCCGTCGCCGATGCCCACGCTTCCCACTACGCCAG CTCCCGTTTCGCAACCCCCTGCGTCGGCACAACCCAAACCTG GTCCAGTGCTCCCGTTGCCGACGACCCCAGCGCCCGCTGCCACGCTGCCCGCCGCCATCAGCTCTCCAGCTCCCTCGTCAGCGCCGGCGACCTCCCCGACCGCCCCGCCGGCTGCTTCTGCCGCTAATTCCGTCGCTCCCATGGGAGCCATGGTCGTTAGCGCGGCGCTTGCCGTTGCAGCGCTATTTTAA